A single window of Rhizobium sp. SL42 DNA harbors:
- a CDS encoding ABC transporter ATP-binding protein, producing MNEHILTMPESVPVLSVRDLTVDARTPDGLKRILDHVSFDLGPGETLCLAGESGSGKSVTSLSIMGLLPKASLKVASGAIEFEGRGILGISHRALRRIRGGEIAMIFQEPMTSLNPVMTIGEQLVETIREHQADQGSGAEATAVAMLDAVQITNATGRMKQYPHELSGGMRQRVMIAMALSCRPKVLIADEPTTALDVTVQAQILTLMRELRREFNTSILMITHDMGVVAEMADRVAIMQHGRIVEQGGVLDIFGKPAELYTRQLLAAVPRLGAHAGTSAPPRVSQPSPQSPGLAQTLAPKSLSATVLDVRDLSVTYAGKTGWFGTAKPAAPSVDTVSFSIKAGETLGLVGESGSGKSTTGKAVLNLIPFAGSVKIDGTEIRQLSPRAMRPVRRSAQMIFQDPYASLDPRMSVGAAIIEPLVIHRVGNASERADRLAMLLRRVGLTPDAASRYPHEFSGGQRQRICIARALTLEPKLIVADESVAALDVSVRAKVLDLMLELQEQMGLAYLFISHDMAVIEKMSHAVAVMKAGKIIEMGTRQQIFEDPREEYTRLLMSAVPVADPLHYRRA from the coding sequence GTGAACGAGCATATCCTGACTATGCCTGAGTCTGTGCCGGTCCTGTCCGTCCGTGATCTGACCGTCGACGCCCGCACGCCGGACGGCCTGAAGCGTATTCTCGATCATGTCAGCTTCGACCTTGGTCCCGGCGAGACGCTGTGCCTTGCCGGCGAATCCGGTTCGGGAAAGTCCGTGACATCCCTGTCGATCATGGGACTGCTGCCGAAAGCATCGCTGAAAGTGGCGTCCGGGGCAATCGAGTTTGAAGGCCGCGGCATCCTCGGCATTTCCCATCGCGCCCTTCGCCGGATCCGCGGCGGCGAGATCGCGATGATCTTCCAGGAACCCATGACCTCGCTCAATCCGGTCATGACGATCGGCGAACAGCTGGTCGAGACTATCCGCGAGCATCAGGCGGATCAGGGCAGCGGCGCCGAGGCAACGGCTGTCGCCATGCTCGATGCCGTGCAGATCACGAATGCCACCGGGCGGATGAAGCAATATCCCCATGAATTGTCGGGTGGCATGCGGCAGCGCGTGATGATCGCCATGGCGCTGTCCTGCCGGCCCAAGGTGCTGATCGCCGACGAGCCGACCACCGCGCTCGACGTCACCGTCCAGGCGCAGATCCTGACGCTGATGCGCGAACTCCGTCGCGAATTTAACACCTCGATCCTGATGATCACCCATGACATGGGCGTGGTCGCCGAAATGGCCGACCGCGTAGCGATCATGCAGCATGGACGCATCGTCGAACAGGGCGGCGTCCTCGACATCTTCGGCAAGCCGGCGGAACTCTACACGCGCCAGCTGCTTGCAGCCGTGCCGAGGCTCGGCGCCCATGCCGGCACGAGCGCGCCGCCGCGTGTGTCCCAGCCATCGCCGCAGTCACCGGGGCTGGCACAGACACTGGCGCCGAAGTCCCTCTCGGCCACCGTACTCGACGTCAGGGATCTCAGCGTCACCTATGCCGGAAAGACCGGCTGGTTCGGCACCGCAAAGCCGGCCGCCCCAAGCGTCGATACGGTCTCCTTTTCGATAAAGGCAGGCGAGACGCTGGGACTGGTCGGCGAAAGCGGCTCGGGCAAGTCGACGACCGGCAAGGCCGTGCTCAACCTGATCCCGTTTGCCGGCAGCGTAAAGATCGACGGCACCGAAATCCGGCAACTGTCCCCCCGCGCCATGCGCCCGGTCCGCCGCTCGGCCCAGATGATCTTCCAGGATCCCTACGCGTCACTGGATCCGCGCATGAGCGTCGGCGCTGCCATCATCGAGCCCCTGGTCATCCATCGGGTCGGCAATGCATCCGAGCGCGCGGACAGACTTGCCATGCTTTTGAGGCGCGTCGGCCTGACGCCGGATGCCGCGAGCCGTTACCCGCACGAGTTTTCCGGCGGCCAGCGCCAGCGTATCTGCATCGCCCGGGCGCTGACCCTCGAACCAAAGCTGATCGTCGCCGACGAAAGCGTGGCCGCACTGGACGTGTCGGTCCGCGCCAAGGTGCTGGACCTGATGCTGGAACTGCAGGAACAGATGGGTCTTGCCTACCTGTTCATCTCGCATGACATGGCGGTGATCGAAAAGATGTCGCACGCCGTTGCCGTGATGAAGGCCGGAAAGATCATCGAAATGGGCACGCGCCAGCAGATCTTCGAGGATCCTCGTGAAGAATACACCCGCCTGCTGATGTCAGCCGTCCCGGTGGCCGACCCGCTGCACTATCGGCGCGCCTAG
- a CDS encoding acetamidase/formamidase family protein: MCVACTHTIHRAQHNFGWNRDFPPALSARPGETILFECLDSSGGQIGRDATLETLANLDFGRINPVSGPVYVEGAEPGDALKVTIRKFHPSGHGWTANIPGFGLLADQFKDPALHVWSYDTVGMAPSAFGPGGRVPLKPFTGTIGVVPAETGLHSVVPPRRVGGNMDIRDLTAGVTLYLPIEVEGALFSVGDTHAAQGDGEVCGTAIESQMNVELTLDLVKGVNLKSPRFTTTEPVTRHLDGAGYEVTTGIGPDLMTGAREAVMRMVDLLSSDHGLNPVDAYMLCSVCGDLRISEIVDMPNWVVSFYFPRIVFA; encoded by the coding sequence ATGTGCGTCGCCTGCACCCATACCATCCACCGCGCACAGCACAATTTCGGCTGGAACAGGGATTTCCCTCCGGCGCTTTCGGCCAGGCCGGGCGAGACCATACTGTTCGAGTGCCTCGATTCCTCCGGCGGCCAGATCGGCCGCGACGCGACACTCGAGACCCTGGCCAATCTCGACTTCGGCAGGATCAATCCGGTCTCCGGCCCGGTCTATGTCGAGGGCGCAGAACCTGGCGACGCACTCAAGGTGACCATCCGCAAGTTTCACCCCTCCGGCCATGGCTGGACCGCTAACATTCCAGGCTTCGGCCTGCTGGCCGACCAGTTCAAGGACCCGGCCTTGCATGTCTGGTCCTATGACACGGTGGGCATGGCGCCATCCGCCTTCGGCCCCGGCGGTCGGGTCCCGTTGAAACCCTTCACCGGCACGATCGGGGTCGTACCCGCCGAAACCGGCCTGCATTCGGTCGTCCCGCCCCGCCGCGTTGGCGGCAACATGGACATCCGTGACCTGACGGCCGGCGTAACCCTCTACCTGCCCATCGAAGTCGAAGGCGCCCTTTTCTCGGTCGGCGACACCCATGCCGCCCAGGGAGACGGCGAAGTCTGCGGCACGGCGATCGAAAGCCAGATGAATGTCGAGCTGACGCTCGATCTGGTGAAAGGCGTCAATCTCAAGTCACCACGCTTCACCACCACCGAACCTGTCACCCGCCATCTCGATGGCGCCGGCTATGAAGTCACCACCGGTATCGGTCCCGACCTGATGACCGGCGCGCGCGAAGCCGTCATGCGCATGGTCGACCTGCTGTCTTCCGACCACGGGCTGAACCCGGTCGATGCCTATATGCTCTGCTCCGTCTGCGGCGATCTCAGGATCAGCGAGATCGTCGACATGCCGAATTGGGTCGTATCCTTCTACTTCCCGCGGATCGTCTTCGCGTGA
- a CDS encoding ABC transporter substrate-binding protein — protein sequence MFKRWLLASTTTAMLAILPITAQAQTSGGDIVVTYKDDITTLDPAIGYDWVNWSMIKSLFSRLMDYEPGTANLVPSLAESFTVSPDGLTYEFKLRKGVKFSNGREVVASDVKYSIERAINPKTQGPGAGFFGAINGFADMTGGSSETLSGIETPDDGTVIFKLSRPDATFLHVLAINFASVVPKEAVEAAAGDFGKKPVGSGTLILKDWTIGQKLSFERNPDYFIKGVPHIDSVTVEVGQEPLVALLRLQKGEVDIAGDGIPPAKFLEIKNSPEGAQMIVDGEQLHTGYVTLNTKVKPFDDVKVRQAVNMAINKERITRILNGRATPANQPLPPLMPGYDKAFAGYGYDVDKAKALLAEAGYADGFETVLFSTNTDPQPRIAQAIQQDLAAVGIKAEVRALAQGNVIAAGGTEGEAPMIWSGGMAWIADFPDPSNFYGPILGCGGAVQGGWNWSWYCNEALDKRAVEADSMSDPAKVAERQAAWSKIFTDIMADAPWVPVINERRVVAKSVRMGGPDNIYIDPTRVINYDAIFVK from the coding sequence ATGTTCAAACGCTGGTTACTTGCATCGACGACAACAGCCATGCTGGCCATCCTCCCGATTACGGCACAGGCCCAGACCAGTGGCGGCGATATCGTCGTCACCTACAAGGACGACATCACCACACTCGATCCCGCGATCGGTTATGACTGGGTCAACTGGTCGATGATCAAGAGCCTCTTCTCCCGGCTGATGGACTACGAACCCGGCACGGCCAATCTGGTACCCTCGCTGGCCGAAAGCTTCACCGTCTCGCCCGACGGCCTGACCTATGAATTCAAGCTGCGCAAGGGCGTCAAGTTCTCCAACGGCCGCGAGGTTGTTGCCTCCGACGTAAAATACTCGATCGAGCGCGCCATCAATCCAAAGACGCAAGGCCCCGGCGCCGGCTTCTTCGGCGCCATCAATGGCTTTGCTGACATGACAGGCGGTTCCAGCGAAACCCTCTCAGGCATCGAGACGCCGGACGATGGCACCGTGATCTTCAAGCTGTCGCGCCCGGATGCCACCTTCCTGCATGTGCTGGCGATCAACTTCGCCTCCGTTGTGCCGAAGGAAGCCGTCGAAGCCGCCGCCGGTGATTTCGGCAAGAAGCCTGTCGGTTCCGGCACCTTGATCCTGAAGGACTGGACGATTGGCCAGAAACTCAGCTTCGAGCGCAATCCCGACTATTTCATCAAGGGCGTTCCACACATCGATTCCGTCACCGTCGAAGTCGGCCAGGAACCGCTGGTGGCGCTGCTGCGCCTGCAGAAGGGCGAAGTCGATATCGCCGGCGACGGCATCCCGCCGGCCAAGTTCCTCGAGATCAAGAACTCGCCGGAAGGCGCCCAGATGATCGTCGATGGCGAGCAGCTGCATACGGGCTATGTCACGCTCAACACCAAGGTGAAGCCGTTTGACGACGTGAAAGTCCGCCAGGCCGTCAACATGGCGATCAACAAGGAGCGCATCACCCGCATCCTGAACGGTCGCGCCACGCCCGCCAACCAGCCGCTTCCGCCGCTGATGCCGGGTTATGACAAGGCCTTTGCCGGCTACGGCTATGACGTCGACAAGGCCAAGGCATTGCTCGCCGAAGCCGGTTATGCCGATGGATTCGAAACCGTGCTCTTCTCGACCAATACCGATCCGCAGCCGCGCATTGCCCAGGCGATCCAGCAGGATCTTGCCGCGGTCGGCATCAAGGCGGAAGTCCGCGCGCTTGCCCAGGGCAACGTGATTGCCGCCGGCGGCACCGAAGGCGAGGCGCCGATGATCTGGTCGGGCGGCATGGCGTGGATTGCCGACTTCCCGGATCCGTCCAACTTCTATGGCCCGATCCTCGGTTGCGGCGGTGCCGTTCAGGGCGGCTGGAACTGGTCTTGGTACTGCAACGAGGCGCTCGACAAACGCGCGGTCGAGGCCGATTCCATGTCGGATCCGGCCAAGGTCGCGGAACGCCAGGCAGCTTGGAGCAAGATTTTCACCGACATCATGGCCGACGCGCCCTGGGTGCCTGTGATCAACGAACGTCGTGTCGTTGCCAAGTCGGTGCGCATGGGCGGCCCGGACAACATCTACATCGATCCGACCCGCGTCATCAACTATGACGCGATCTTCGTGAAGTAA
- a CDS encoding recombinase family protein has translation MTRVALYARYSSDNQREASIADQFRLCDEHAKREGWQVAGSYQDAAISGSSTILRHGIQQVVRDAQRGLFTVVIAEALDRISRDQADVATLYKHLKFAGVTIVTLAEGEISELHVGLKGTMNALFLKDLAMKTHRGLRGRVEKGKAGGGLCYGYRVLKQFDGNGEPVRGDREIIAEEAEIIRRIFREFAGGKSPKAIATDLNSEGIPGPLGRAWGDTSIRGHVSRGTGILNNELYTGVLVWNRQRFIKDPSTGKRVSRPNPESQWIRTEVPHLRMIEDDLWQAVRTRQKQISAIFGPNPANTLEGRMKRLHLTVRPVSLLTGFLICGCCGGKFGIITPGRYACLNHHRRGTCDNGRSITREKIEARVLSGIKDKLVSSQAVAEAVKAYAEEMNRLNHDRRAQAAIDRKNLAKIEKAIAGIISAIEDGMYQPSMKARMDDLERQKAEITARLSQAPDDIPDIHPNIANLYRLRVERLTEALNDPDGGRQAAEALRSLIGEIVLTPGTKRGEVHAELRGELFGILGLANAEAGGPQNSPFMPFVEASPRNQKSNKSITASDQPGRFLRCPARR, from the coding sequence ATGACCCGTGTTGCCCTTTATGCCCGATACTCATCCGACAATCAGCGTGAAGCCTCGATTGCCGACCAGTTTCGCCTTTGCGATGAACATGCCAAGCGCGAAGGCTGGCAGGTGGCAGGCAGCTATCAGGATGCGGCGATCTCCGGTTCCAGCACCATCCTTCGCCATGGCATCCAGCAGGTGGTCAGAGACGCCCAGCGCGGCCTGTTCACGGTGGTCATTGCCGAGGCACTGGATCGCATCAGCCGCGATCAGGCCGATGTCGCCACACTCTACAAGCACCTGAAGTTTGCAGGCGTCACCATCGTCACCCTGGCCGAGGGAGAAATCTCCGAGCTGCATGTTGGCCTCAAGGGCACGATGAACGCGCTGTTCCTCAAAGACCTGGCGATGAAGACCCATCGCGGCTTGCGGGGCAGGGTGGAGAAGGGCAAGGCAGGTGGCGGGCTTTGCTATGGCTACCGTGTCCTGAAACAGTTCGACGGCAACGGCGAGCCGGTCCGGGGCGACCGTGAGATCATTGCCGAGGAAGCCGAGATCATCCGCCGCATCTTCCGTGAGTTCGCCGGCGGCAAAAGCCCCAAGGCGATTGCGACCGATCTGAACAGTGAAGGCATTCCCGGTCCGCTTGGACGCGCCTGGGGTGATACCAGCATTCGCGGTCATGTCTCGCGCGGCACCGGTATTCTCAACAACGAGCTTTATACCGGCGTTCTCGTCTGGAACCGCCAGCGGTTCATAAAGGACCCATCCACCGGCAAGCGCGTCTCTCGCCCCAATCCGGAGAGCCAATGGATCAGAACGGAAGTGCCACATCTGAGAATGATCGAGGACGATCTCTGGCAGGCAGTCCGAACCCGGCAGAAGCAGATCTCGGCAATCTTCGGGCCGAACCCGGCTAATACGCTCGAAGGGCGGATGAAGCGACTGCATCTGACAGTCAGGCCCGTTTCTCTGCTGACCGGCTTTCTCATCTGCGGATGCTGCGGCGGCAAGTTCGGCATCATCACGCCCGGCCGCTATGCCTGCCTCAACCATCACAGGCGCGGCACCTGCGACAACGGCCGGTCCATCACACGCGAGAAGATCGAGGCGCGGGTTCTGTCCGGCATCAAGGACAAGCTTGTATCCTCGCAAGCGGTGGCCGAGGCCGTGAAGGCCTATGCCGAGGAGATGAACCGGCTGAACCATGATCGGCGTGCGCAGGCGGCAATCGACCGGAAAAACCTCGCGAAGATCGAAAAGGCCATTGCCGGGATTATCTCCGCCATCGAGGACGGCATGTACCAGCCGTCGATGAAGGCGCGCATGGATGATCTTGAACGGCAGAAGGCTGAGATCACCGCCCGCCTGTCACAGGCCCCGGACGACATTCCCGACATTCATCCGAACATCGCCAACCTCTACCGGCTGCGGGTGGAACGCCTGACGGAAGCCCTAAACGATCCAGACGGAGGCCGGCAGGCGGCGGAAGCGCTGCGCTCATTGATCGGCGAGATCGTACTGACCCCCGGCACCAAGCGCGGCGAGGTTCATGCGGAGCTACGCGGCGAACTGTTTGGCATTCTCGGCCTTGCCAATGCAGAGGCTGGAGGGCCGCAGAACAGCCCTTTTATGCCATTCGTTGAAGCGAGCCCCCGCAACCAAAAATCAAACAAATCAATAACCGCCTCGGACCAACCGGGGCGGTTTTTGCGTTGTCCTGCCAGACGCTGA
- a CDS encoding ABC transporter permease: MLGILTRRILQSALILLGVAAITFVLLYALPADPARMIAGRSATAQTVANIRHELGLDQPLLTQFLHYLGGLLQGDLGRSYAQKTQVVTLIIARLPATLVLMAAGIFVEVAIGLTLGITAALNRGGLTDRLVMASAFVGVSAPQFVVALLLLYLFAATLGWFPMSGYGSFAHVVLPAMTLGILGAGWYARMARSAMIDVLNQDYIRTARAKGLSARRIVLRHALPNAVLPIIAMIGIDIGQFMGGVVVVEAVYGWPGIGQLAWQAIQQVDIPIIMGVTLTSALAIIIGNLVADIIAPMIDPRIRSH; encoded by the coding sequence ATGCTGGGCATCCTGACAAGACGGATCCTGCAATCGGCGCTGATCCTGCTCGGTGTCGCAGCGATCACCTTCGTGCTTCTCTATGCCTTGCCCGCAGATCCGGCCCGGATGATTGCCGGACGCAGCGCAACCGCCCAGACGGTCGCCAATATCCGGCACGAGCTCGGACTGGACCAGCCGCTCCTGACCCAGTTCCTGCACTATCTCGGCGGTTTGCTGCAGGGGGATCTCGGCCGCTCCTATGCCCAGAAAACGCAGGTCGTGACCCTGATCATCGCGCGCCTGCCGGCGACCCTCGTGCTGATGGCAGCCGGGATTTTTGTCGAAGTGGCCATCGGCCTGACACTCGGAATAACCGCCGCACTCAATCGCGGCGGCTTGACCGACAGGCTGGTGATGGCCTCGGCCTTTGTCGGCGTATCGGCCCCGCAATTCGTCGTCGCCTTGCTGTTGCTCTATCTGTTCGCCGCGACGCTCGGCTGGTTCCCGATGAGCGGCTATGGCAGCTTTGCCCATGTAGTGCTGCCCGCCATGACGCTCGGCATACTCGGTGCCGGCTGGTATGCCCGCATGGCACGCTCGGCAATGATCGATGTGCTCAACCAGGACTATATCCGCACCGCCCGTGCCAAGGGGCTTTCCGCCCGCCGTATCGTACTGCGCCACGCGCTTCCCAATGCCGTCCTGCCGATCATCGCCATGATCGGCATCGACATCGGCCAGTTCATGGGTGGCGTCGTGGTGGTGGAAGCCGTCTACGGCTGGCCCGGGATCGGCCAGCTCGCCTGGCAGGCAATTCAGCAGGTCGACATCCCGATCATCATGGGTGTCACCCTGACCTCCGCCCTCGCGATCATCATCGGCAATCTCGTCGCGGACATCATCGCGCCGATGATTGACCCGCGCATTCGTTCACACTGA